From a single Brassica oleracea var. oleracea cultivar TO1000 chromosome C5, BOL, whole genome shotgun sequence genomic region:
- the LOC106343835 gene encoding magnesium transporter MRS2-4-like has translation MGEGKLSFRRLSSIRHRKKRTAAKDEAESSLISSSPPPTPMTPAAVVAKAKKKAGGARLWMRFDRTGAMEVVECDKSTIIKRASVPPRDLRILGPVFSHSSNILAREKAIVVNLEVIKLIVTAEEVLLLDPLRPEVLPLVERLKLQFPQITNASGNVVQSSSLLDQEAGEGLQSVLPFEFQVLEIALEVVCSLLDTSVDALETEAWPVLDELTKNVSTENLEYVRSLKSNLTRLLARVQKVRDEIEHLLDDNEDMADLYLTRKWIQQNQQSEAELGETASNLLSRATSNRSSSMVTSSTKGDDVEDLEMLLEAYFMQLEGMRNRILTVREYIDDTEDYVNIQLDNQRNEMIQLQLTLTIASFAITANTLLVSLFGMNIPCPLYKMDDVFGYFLSSVTAVCVVLFLLTLGYAWWKKLLGS, from the exons ATGGGAGAAGGCAAGTTGTCGTTCCGCCGTCTTTCCAGCATCCGCCACCGCAAGAAGCGCACTGCGGCTAAGGATGAAGCAGAGAGTAGCCTCATCTCGTCTTCACCGCCTCCTACGCCGATGACTCCAGCTGCGGTTGTTGCGAAGGCGAAGAAGAAAGCTGGAGGAGCGAGGTTGTGGATGAGGTTTGATCGGACTGGAGCTATGGAAGTAGTGGAATGCGACAAGAGTACAATCATCAAACGTGCTTCTGTCCCCCCTAGAGATCTCAGGATTCTTGGACCTGTCTTCTCTCACTCTTCTAACATTCTTG CGAGGGAGAAAGCAATTGTTGTGAACTTAGAAGTCATAAAGCTAATAGTTACCGCTGAAGAAGTGCTGCTCTTGGATCCTCTCCGTCCTGAAGTTCTTCCACTCGTTGAACGACTCAAGCTACAGTTTCCTCAGATTACTAATGCTTCTGGAAACGTTGTGCAATCCTCTTCTCTTCTTGATCAAGAAGCTGGAGAGGGTTTGCAGAGTGTGCTTCCTTTTGAGTTCCAGGTTCTCGAGATTGCGCTGGAGGTCGTCTGCTCGCTTCTTGATACGAGCGTTGATGCACTTGAGACAGAAGCTTGGCCTGTTCTTGATGAACTAACCAAGAATGTCAGCACTGAGAATCTTGAATACGTTCGAAGCTTGAAAAGTAATCTCACCAGGTTGCTAGCCCGTGTACAAAAG GTGAGAGATGAAATCGAACACTTGTTAGATGACAACGAAGACATGGCAGACTTGTACTTAACAAGGAAATGGATCCAACAGAACCAGCAATCCGAAGCAGAACTTGGTGAGACCGCATCAAATCTTCTCAGTCGGGCCACATCAAACAGAAGTTCCAGTATGGTGACGAGTAGTACGAAGGGCGACGACGTGGAGGATCTAGAGATGTTGCTGGAGGCATACTTCATGCAACTAGAGGGGATGCGAAACAGGATTCTTACGGTGAGGGAGTACATTGACGACACAGAAGACTACGTGAACATACAACTTGATAATCAACGTAACGAAATGATCCAACTGCAACTGACGCTGACCATAGCCTCGTTTGCTATAACTGCAAACACATTGTTGGTAAGCTTGTTCGGAATGAACATACCGTGTCCATTGTATAAAATGGATGATGTGTTTGGTTACTTTCTCTCGAGTGTTACTGCGGTTTGCGTTGTGCTATTCTTGCTCACCCTTGGTTACGCATGGTGGAAGAAGCTGCTTGGCTCATAA
- the LOC106293169 gene encoding myosin heavy chain kinase C-like, whose protein sequence is MVIAAETNGTHHRRPTFAAFLNTDEEEQIHGVDVIDPTSTSVNNQQRQSNASNTSGDSSPNQVPSPWNQTYSPYYTDTTTTPTMSPSPWNQTYSPYYKSPWIYQTTPNVDDDSDNGLIGTIVRQEGHVYSLAASGDLLFTGSDSKNIRVWKDLKDFAGFKSTSGSVKAIVITGNNRIFTGHQDGKIRIWRGSKKRTGVYPRIGSLPSTKQFLTKSVNPKNYVEVRRHKNVLKIRHYDAVSCLSLNEELGLLYSGSWDKTLKVWRLSDSKCLESIQAHDDAVNTVAAGFDDLLFTGSADGTLKVWKRELQGKRTKHFLVNVLMKQENAVTALAVNLTACVVYCGTSDGSVNFWEGKNNLSHGGILRGHRMAVLCLAAAGSLVLSGGADKNICVWRRNGDGSHSCLSVLMDHVGPVKCLTAVEEAEKDSNGRWIVYSGSLDKSVKVWRVTETAPPVIG, encoded by the coding sequence ATGGTTATAGCTGCAGAAACCAATGGTACTCATCACCGGAGACCCACTTTCGCTGCTTTCTTAAACACCGACGAAGAAGAACAGATTCATGGTGTTGATGTCATCGATCCTACCAGCACCAGCGTCAATAACCAACAACGTCAAAGCAATGCTTCGAACACCAGCGGCGACTCGTCTCCAAACCAGGTCCCATCTCCATGGAATCAGACTTACTCTCCATACTACACGGACACAACAACAACGCCCACTATGTCTCCATCTCCGTGGAACCAGACTTACTCTCCGTATTACAAGTCTCCTTGGATCTACCAGACGACCCCAAACGTGGATGATGATTCAGACAACGGTTTGATCGGTACGATCGTAAGGCAAGAAGGTCATGTATACTCGTTGGCTGCTTCAGGAGATCTTCTATTCACCGGATCCGATTCCAAGAACATTCGGGTCTGGAAAGATCTCAAGGACTTCGCCGGTTTTAAATCAACCAGTGGTTCAGTTAAAGCGATTGTGATAACCGGAAATAACCGGATTTTTACCGGTCATCAAGACGGTAAAATCCGAATTTGGAGAGGGTCTAAGAAAAGAACCGGAGTATATCCACGAATCGGGAGCTTACCGAGTACGAAGCAGTTTCTGACCAAATCCGTGAACCCGAAGAATTATGTCGAGGTACGTCGCCATAAAAATGTTTTGAAGATACGACACTACGACGCCGTTTCGTGTCTAAGCTTGAACGAGGAGCTCGGTTTACTCTACTCCGGTTCGTGGGACAAGACTCTCAAAGTCTGGAGACTCTCCGACTCGAAATGCCTAGAATCGATTCAAGCTCATGACGACGCCGTCAACACCGTAGCCGCCGGGTTCGACGACTTGCTGTTCACCGGCTCCGCCGACGGAACTTTGAAAGTGTGGAAACGCGAGCTTCAAGGGAAAAGGACGAAGCATTTCCTCGTAAACGTGTTGATGAAGCAAGAGAACGCCGTGACGGCGTTAGCGGTTAACTTAACGGCGTGTGTTGTTTACTGTGGAACTTCTGACGGTTCCGTTAATTTTTGGGAAGGGAAAAATAATCTTTCTCACGGCGGGATTCTCCGCGGCCATCGTATGGCGGTGCTCTGCCTCGCCGCCGCCGGGAGTCTGGTACTGAGCGGCGGAGCGGATAAGAACATTTGCGTGTGGAGGAGGAACGGCGATGGGAGTCACTCGTGTCTCTCGGTGTTGATGGACCACGTGGGACCCGTCAAGTGTTTGACGGCGGTGGAAGAGGCGGAGAAAGATAGCAACGGAAGATGGATAGTGTATAGTGGAAGCTTGGATAAATCGGTGAAAGTGTGGCGCGTGACGGAGACTGCGCCTCCGGTGATTGGCTGA